GGGGCTCCGATCGTGGAGTCGACCGATGAGCTATCAGGTGCTGGCCCGGAAGTGGCGGCCGCAGACGTTCGAGGCGGTCGTCGGCCAGGACGCCATTACCCGAACGCTGCGCAACGCCCTGGCCTCCGGCCGGCTCGCCCACGCCTACCTGTTCGCCGGGCCCCGCGGCGTTGGCAAGACGACGACGGCCCGACTCCTGGCCAAAGCGCTGCTGTGCCCGGAGCGGCGTGGCGCCGATGCCTGCGGCGTCTGCCCGGTCTGCCTCGAGGTGCAGGCGGGAACCATCGTCGATGTCATCGAGATCGATGCGGCCTCCAACCGCGGCATCGATGAGATCCGCACCCTGCGGGAGAACGTGAAATACGCGCCCGCGCGGGGACGGTACAAGGTGTACATCATCGACGAGGTCCACCAGCTCACCGTCCACGCCTTCGACGCGCTGCTCAAGACGCTGGAGGAGCCGCCGAGCCACGTGGTGTTCGTGCTGGCCACCACCGATCCTCGGGACGTCCCGGCCACCGTGCTGTCGCGGGTGCAGCGCTTCGACTTCCGTCCCATTCCTCCCGATACCCTGGCCGGCAGCCTGGAGCGTATCCTCGCCGAGGAGAAGATCCCGTTCGAGCCGGCGGCGCTGCCGATCGTGGTGCGCGCGGCCGAGGGATCGCTGCGGGACGCGCTGTCGCTGCTGGACACCGCCATCGCCTACGGTGAGGGGCGCCTCGAGGCGGCCACGGTGGCCACGTTGCTCGGCGCGACGGCACCGGCCGAGGTCCACAATTTCAGCGCGGCGCTCCTGGGGCACGAGACGACGGCGGCGCTGGAGGCGATCGACCGGGCCGTCGGTGACGGTGAGGACCTGATCGCCTTCACGCGCGACGTCATCGAGCTGCTCCGCCGGGTGCTCGTGCTCAAGGCGGCTCCCCGCGCTCAGCTGGCCGACCTGGCCGCCAGCGAGGCCAACGCGCTGCGCAAGCTCGGTGAGAGCGTGAGCCTGGACGAGCTTCTCTACGTCCTGCGGACCTTCGTGGAGGCGGACACGCTCATGCGGGAGTCGCCGCATTCCCGGGTGGAGCTGGAGGTGGCCGCCGTAAGCGCGACCCGGCGACCGGTGCCCCAGGCCATCGACGACGTGCTGCGTCGTCTCGACGAGGCTCAGGCCCGGCTCGCGCAGTACCTGCCGGCGCCGCCGACGGGGGCCGCGGCGGTGCAGGAGACGCTCTTGTCGGAGGGATCGCCCCGCGCTCCGCAGCCGGCCACGCGCGGCGCGGCGCCCCGCGAGGCGCCCCCGGCCCCACGGCCCGCCGCCGTTGCGCCGACGCCACCGCCCGCAGAGGATCTGGCGACCGCATGGCAGCGCGTGGTGGACGAGGTGATGCGCAAGAAGCCGATGCTGGGCGCCGTGCTGGCCCAGGCCACGCCGCTGGGGATCGCCGGCGGCGAGCTGACGATCGCAGTGGCGGGGAACCATTTCCATCGCGAGCTCCTGATCGATCGGGCCAACCGCGAGCTGATCGTGGCCGGGATCCGGCGGTGGCTTCGGGACGTCGAGCGGTTCGCCGTGAGTGAGTCGCCCGGGCCCGTCAAGGACATCGCCGCGCACCCGGTGGTGCAGGCGGCCCTCACCGAGTTCGAAGGCGAGGTGGTCGCCGTACGCCAGCGGCCGCCGGAAGGAGAGGCGCAGTGAAGGGCTTCGGCAACCTCATGAAGGAAGCGCAACGGCTGCAGCAGCAGATGCAGGCGCTCCAGGAGCAGGTCGCGCAGAAGAAAGTGCAGGCAACGGCCGGAGGCGGGATGGTCACGGTCGAGGTCAACGGCCGCCAGGAGGTCGTGTCGATCAAGATCGATCCCGAAGTGATCAACCGGGACGACCCTCAGATGCTGGAGGACCTCGTGCTGGCGGCGTGCAACGAGGCGCTGCGCAAGTCGCGGGAGCTGGTCCAGCAGGAGCTGGGCAAGCTCACGGGGGGGCTCAAGATCCCCGGGCTCACTCCGTAGTCCGTGGCCCATTACCCGGAACCGGTCGCCCGGCTCATCGACGCCCTGCAGCGGCTGCCGGGGATCGGTCCCAAGTCCGCCCAACGGCTCACCTTCTTCCTGCTCAAGCGGCCCGCCGACGAGGTGCGCGAGTTCAGCGAGGCGCTGCTGGCCGTCAAAGAGCGTATCGTGTACTGCCAGCTGTGCTTCAACGTCACCGACCAGGACCCGTGCCGCATCTGCGCGGACCCCGGCCGGGACGCCCGGCAGCTCTGTGTGGTGGAGGAGCCCAACGACTTGCTGGCGATGGAGCGGACCGGCGAATACCGTGGGCGCTACCACGTCCTGCTGGGGGCGCTCTCTCCGCTCGACGGCATCGGGCCCGAGGACCTCAAGATCCGTGAGCTCCTGGCGCGGCTCGACGCCGGCGGGACCACCGAGGTGATCCTGGCCACCAATCCCAACGTGGAGGGCGAGGCCACGGCGCTCTATCTGGCCAAGCTCCTGCGACCGCTCGGTGTGCGGGTGACCCGTATCGCCCGGGGGCTGCCCGTCGGCGGTGATCTGGAGTACGCGGACCAGGTGACGCTCTCCAAGGCCCTCGAGGGACGCCGGGAGATCGGGTAGCCCGTGACCGCCGAGGCCCCACCAGCGTCCGCGCCTGCCGCCCAACGCCGGCTGCTGTTCCTCGACGGGCTGCGCGGGATCGCGCTGATCCTGATGGTGGTCAATCACACCTCACGCTGGTGGCTGGACGTCAAGCCCCTGGGCTGGCCGCGCTACTACCTCATCTACGGCAGCGTGATCCTGCCCGCGTCGATCTTCCTGTTCCTGGTCGGCTTCTGCCTGCCCATCTCGTACCGGCGATCGCCCGAGCGAGACCGGATGACGGCCACGTTGCTCAAGTACGGCCGGCGCGGCCTACAGGTGATCGCCGCCGGGCTCCTGCTCAACCTCGTGGTCTTTCCGGAGGAGCCGATCTGGACCGGCGGGGTGCTCCAGACGATCGGACTCAGCATCGTGGTGCTCGGGCCCCTGCTGCCGCTGCTGCGCTCGCGCTGGGGGCGGGAGGGGCTGCTGGCGCTCGCAGTGGGCCTCTTCGTCGCATTCACGCTGTCGTACCAGGCTCTGCAGCAGTGGGTGGTCGCCCATCCCGTGATGGGCCGCATCTGGTTCTTCGATTTTCCCCCGTGGCCCTGGCTCAGCGCCGCGCTGATCGGCCTGGTCCTCGGCTGGCGCTGGCTGGACGCGCGCGAGCGGGGCCGAGCGGCCGAGGCGCGATACTTCGCCACCGCCGCCCTCGTGGGCGTCGTCTGTCTGCTGTTCTACCTCGCCTGGGAATGGTGGCTACCCACCGCGCCGCGCTTCGGCTTCCCGCGCGACTTCCTGCTCAACCGGCACTGGACGCCGCGCGGCGTGACCACGGCGCTGATCGCGGGCGGGCTCGCCTGCCTGCTGGCCGGGACCTACTGGCTGATGGAGGTGAAGGGCTGGCAGCTCCGCTGGCTCGTGGTCCTGGGCCAGACGGCGCTGATGCTGTACTTCGTGCACCAGCTGATCGTGCTCACGCTCATCAACCAGGCGCTCGGGCTCAGGTTCAACAACTGGCCTCTCTACATCGGGGCGAACCTCGCGCTGATCGTTCTGCTCGTCGGCATCGGCTACGCATGGCTGGCCATCAAGCGGGCCTGGCGAGCGCACGGGCTGGGGCCGGCCTCCGTGTGGCGGACGTTTGGAGCGCGGCGCGGGGCTGCTGTAAAGTAATCAGTATTCCCCGGTAGCTCAGTCGGTAGAGCGGGTGACTGTTAATCACTAGGTCGCAGGTTCGAGTCCTGCCCGGGGAGCCAACCTTCTCAGACACTTGCCGCGACCGCCTCTCCGGTGGTTCCACTTTGTGGTTCCACGAGGCTCGGCGCCGCCGCCTCGTGGGCTTCCGCGGCCTGTCCTGAGCCGGACCTGACGAGAAACACGTCTTTGGCGACGGCTTTTTACGGCCTCCCGCCCCTTCGGGATGACGCTGTCTTGCGGGGAGGCCTGAAAAGGGGCGACACCCTGATAGGGGTCGGCAGAAGAAGCTACTCGAGGGAGCGTCCGGCGACACTCGCGATGATCATCGTCAACTCGCCCGGATCCACCGGCTTCGGGACATGCATGTTGTAGCCGGCGGTGAGCGAGAGCATCCGGTCCTGCGTCCGCCCGTAGGCGGTCAACGCCACGGCCGGCGTCTTGCCGCCGCGGTCCGGGTCCAACGCCCGCACCTTGCGTATCAGCGTGTACCCATCCTCACCCGGCATTTCTATGTCGGAGACCAAGACATCCGGACGCCACTGCTGCAGCGTCGCGAGGGCTTCACGTGCCGTGCCGCACGTTCTGACCACCGCGCCGGCCCCTGTGAGAATCGCCATCGCGAGCTCCACCGCGTCCGGATCATCGTCGACGACCAGCACCTGGAGCTCATCAAGGCGCACACCGGCCGAGACCGATTCCACGGTGGCCGCAGTGGGATGCACGCGCGCGACCGATCCCTCGATGATGGCCGCGAGGCTGAGCGGCAGCTTCACGATGAACGTCGCCCCCTTGCCATCACCGCCGCTTTGCGCAACGACCGCGCCCCCGTGTAGCTCAACGAGATGCTTCACGAGGGCGAGGCCAAGCCCGAGCCCCCCGTGCGTGCGCGTACTGGAGCTGTCCGCCTGTCGAAACCGATCGAAGATGAAGGGCAACAAGCCTGGATCGATCCCCCGGCCCGTGTCGCTGACTACGATCTCGACGTGGGAGTTGATGCGCTGCAGATGCACCTGGACACGGCCGCCCTTGTCCGTGAACTTCACGGCGTTCATGAGCAGGTTCCAGACAACCTGCCGCAGCCGCGCCGGGTCGCCGGTGATCGGTCCCGCGCGGGGATCGAGCACAGACTGGAGTCGGATCCTCTTGCCTTCGGCCGCCGGCCGCACGGCGTCGAGCGCGTTCTCGACCACGGCCTTGAGATCGACCGATTGGACATCGAGCCGCATCTTTCCCGTGATGACCCGAGACACATCGAGGAGATCGTCGATCAGCTGCACCTGCGCGTTGGCGTTTCGGACGATGGCATCCAGCGCGCGCGGCGATGCCTCCGCGCCGACCTGTCCATCTCGCAGCATGCGGGCCCACCCATACACGGCGTTCAGCGGCGTGCGCAGCTCGTGGGACAACAGGGCGAGGAATTCGTCCTTCGCACGATTGCCCGCTTCCGCCGCCTCGCGGGCCACGCGCAGCTCCGCGACCTGACGCTCGAGGGACGCCCCACGCTCCCGAATGAGCCGACCGGCTACGACGAGGGTGTGCCCGAGCCTGGCAAGCTCCGTGATCGGGGTGTCGGTCGCCACCCGCGTGTCGACTGGTGCACTCAGCGCGTCCGCGGTCGCCACGAGATCGTTGACACTGCGCCCGATGCGCCGCGCGACCAGCAGTGCCACGATCACGCTCAGTGCGAGCAACACCGCGCCGACCATCAGGACATTCCAAATGGAGCGCCGCTGGGCCGCGTACAAGACATGCTGTGGGACACCGACCGCCACCGACCAGCCGGCGATCCGCAGCCGCTGGAAGACCGTCCGCACG
The Candidatus Methylomirabilota bacterium DNA segment above includes these coding regions:
- the dnaX gene encoding DNA polymerase III subunit gamma/tau, which codes for MSYQVLARKWRPQTFEAVVGQDAITRTLRNALASGRLAHAYLFAGPRGVGKTTTARLLAKALLCPERRGADACGVCPVCLEVQAGTIVDVIEIDAASNRGIDEIRTLRENVKYAPARGRYKVYIIDEVHQLTVHAFDALLKTLEEPPSHVVFVLATTDPRDVPATVLSRVQRFDFRPIPPDTLAGSLERILAEEKIPFEPAALPIVVRAAEGSLRDALSLLDTAIAYGEGRLEAATVATLLGATAPAEVHNFSAALLGHETTAALEAIDRAVGDGEDLIAFTRDVIELLRRVLVLKAAPRAQLADLAASEANALRKLGESVSLDELLYVLRTFVEADTLMRESPHSRVELEVAAVSATRRPVPQAIDDVLRRLDEAQARLAQYLPAPPTGAAAVQETLLSEGSPRAPQPATRGAAPREAPPAPRPAAVAPTPPPAEDLATAWQRVVDEVMRKKPMLGAVLAQATPLGIAGGELTIAVAGNHFHRELLIDRANRELIVAGIRRWLRDVERFAVSESPGPVKDIAAHPVVQAALTEFEGEVVAVRQRPPEGEAQ
- a CDS encoding YbaB/EbfC family nucleoid-associated protein; this encodes MKGFGNLMKEAQRLQQQMQALQEQVAQKKVQATAGGGMVTVEVNGRQEVVSIKIDPEVINRDDPQMLEDLVLAACNEALRKSRELVQQELGKLTGGLKIPGLTP
- the recR gene encoding recombination mediator RecR, with amino-acid sequence MAHYPEPVARLIDALQRLPGIGPKSAQRLTFFLLKRPADEVREFSEALLAVKERIVYCQLCFNVTDQDPCRICADPGRDARQLCVVEEPNDLLAMERTGEYRGRYHVLLGALSPLDGIGPEDLKIRELLARLDAGGTTEVILATNPNVEGEATALYLAKLLRPLGVRVTRIARGLPVGGDLEYADQVTLSKALEGRREIG
- a CDS encoding heparan-alpha-glucosaminide N-acetyltransferase domain-containing protein; this translates as MTAEAPPASAPAAQRRLLFLDGLRGIALILMVVNHTSRWWLDVKPLGWPRYYLIYGSVILPASIFLFLVGFCLPISYRRSPERDRMTATLLKYGRRGLQVIAAGLLLNLVVFPEEPIWTGGVLQTIGLSIVVLGPLLPLLRSRWGREGLLALAVGLFVAFTLSYQALQQWVVAHPVMGRIWFFDFPPWPWLSAALIGLVLGWRWLDARERGRAAEARYFATAALVGVVCLLFYLAWEWWLPTAPRFGFPRDFLLNRHWTPRGVTTALIAGGLACLLAGTYWLMEVKGWQLRWLVVLGQTALMLYFVHQLIVLTLINQALGLRFNNWPLYIGANLALIVLLVGIGYAWLAIKRAWRAHGLGPASVWRTFGARRGAAVK
- a CDS encoding ATP-binding protein — protein: MTLLPRASLRTYLLTLTAAAVVPMLCFAAYLTIGLSRTQQEAVERGLIDTVAALASGVDRELTSTITSLEALAASQSLDHGDYGAFAREAQRVLVSQARHGWLAVNLAVPDGAALVNSLSPTGAPLPLLDVSTVKQAAAAGKPVISDLLPGDVHAQAAFSVRVPVVREGTVRYVLSAILSARSMAGALGSQENLPDRIAVLYDRRSSIVFRTVNAERLIATPVTPLLAQRSAGHEFGVIDDINHEGTPVRTVFQRLRIAGWSVAVGVPQHVLYAAQRRSIWNVLMVGAVLLALSVIVALLVARRIGRSVNDLVATADALSAPVDTRVATDTPITELARLGHTLVVAGRLIRERGASLERQVAELRVAREAAEAGNRAKDEFLALLSHELRTPLNAVYGWARMLRDGQVGAEASPRALDAIVRNANAQVQLIDDLLDVSRVITGKMRLDVQSVDLKAVVENALDAVRPAAEGKRIRLQSVLDPRAGPITGDPARLRQVVWNLLMNAVKFTDKGGRVQVHLQRINSHVEIVVSDTGRGIDPGLLPFIFDRFRQADSSSTRTHGGLGLGLALVKHLVELHGGAVVAQSGGDGKGATFIVKLPLSLAAIIEGSVARVHPTAATVESVSAGVRLDELQVLVVDDDPDAVELAMAILTGAGAVVRTCGTAREALATLQQWRPDVLVSDIEMPGEDGYTLIRKVRALDPDRGGKTPAVALTAYGRTQDRMLSLTAGYNMHVPKPVDPGELTMIIASVAGRSLE